A DNA window from Hordeum vulgare subsp. vulgare chromosome 1H, MorexV3_pseudomolecules_assembly, whole genome shotgun sequence contains the following coding sequences:
- the LOC123414894 gene encoding uncharacterized acetyltransferase At3g50280-like encodes MDMKEAGGAAGTVRVVSRRMVRPSNGNAPPREDIHLTPWDLRLISVDYIQKGLLLPAPPAGGDRLVSTLASSLAHALGRYYHLAGRLAVEERRDGTVSVRLRCTGEGAELVHATAPGVAVADIVRSVYTPSTVVRALFPLNGVLGADAAVDSLPVLSAQFTELADGVFIAVSLNHSVGDGFVFWEFVNAWSGINRGGRATSDLSDISARVHRRWFIDASPVPIPLPFSKLQHVVRWFEPPTVQECFFTFSAASVKELKARANDEMAGTATATISSLQALLAHLWRAVSRARRLPPGQETSYSLAVGCRGRVSGIPPGYMGNALVPGTASCTAGEILGKGLGWTAWQLNRAVASFDEEAVRGWLESWTREPQFRYFGSLMSGGAALMTGSSPRFDVFGNDFGWGGPAAVRSGGASKMDGKATVYEGPERGGSMSLEVCIAPDAMERLVADDEFMDAVTMLPAKHG; translated from the coding sequence ATGGACATGAAAGAAGCAGGAGGCGCCGCTGGCACCGTCCGGGTCGTGTCCCGGCGAATGGTCCGGCCATCCAACGGCAACGCGCCGCCGCGGGAGGACATCCACCTCACGCCCTGGGACCTCCGCTTGATCAGCGTGGACTACATCcagaagggcctcctccttcccgcgccTCCCGCCGGCGGCGACCGCCTCGTCAGCACCCTCGCGTCGTCCTTGGCTCACGCCCTGGGCAGGTACTACCACTTGGCCGGCCGTCTCGCCGTCGAGGAGCGGCGCGACGGGACCGTCAGCGTCAGGCTGCGCTGCACCGGGGAAGGCGCCGAGCTCGTCCACGCGACGGCGCCCGGCGTCGCCGTCGCGGACATCGTCCGCTCGGTGTACACCCCGTCAACGGTGGTCCGGGCCTTGTTTCCGTTGAACGGGGTGCTTGGCGCGGACGcggccgtcgattcgctccccgtGCTGTCGGCGCAGTTCACCGAGCTCGCCGACGGCGTCTTCATCGCCGTGTCGCTGAACCACTCCGTCGGCGACGGGTTCGTGTTTTGGGAGTTCGTCAACGCCTGGTCGGGGATCAACCGGGGAGGACGAGCAACCAGCGACCTAAGCGACATCTCCGCGCGGGTGCACCGGAGGTGGTTCATCGATGCCAGCCCCGTGCCGATCCCCCTGCCGTTCAGCAAGCTGCAGCACGTCGTCCGGTGGTTCGAACCCCCGACCGTGCAAGaatgcttcttcaccttctccgcCGCGAGCGTCAAGGAGCTCAAGGCGAGGGCGAACGACGAGATGGCCGGCACGGCCACCGCCACCATCTCCTCTCTCCAGGCCCTGCTCGCGCACCTGTGGCGAGCGGTCTCCCGAGCGCGGCGCCTCCCGCCGGGGCAGGAGACGTCCTACAGCCTGGCCGTCGGATGCCGAGGGCGCGTGAGCGGCATACCACCGGGATACATGGGCAACGCGCTAGTGCCCGGCACGGCGAGctgcaccgccggcgagatcctgGGCAAGGGGCTGGGCTGGACGGCGTGGCAGCTGAACCGCGCGGTGGCTTCgttcgacgaggaggccgtgagggggtgGCTGGAGAGCTGGACCAGGGAGCCGCAGTTCCGGTACTTTGGGAGCCTTATGTCCGGAGGCGCGGCGCTGATGACCGGGAGCTCGCCGCGGTTCGACGTGTTCGGGAACGACTTTGGGTGGGGAGGGCCGGCCGCCGTGCGTAGCGGCGGGGCGAGCAAGATGGACGGGAAGGCCACGGTGTACGAGGGGCCGGAGCGGGGAGGGAGCATGTCGCTGGAGGTGTGCATCGCGCCGGACGCGATGGAGAGGCTCGTCGCCGACGACGAGTTCATGGACGCTGTCACGATGTTGCCGGCCAAACATGGGTGA
- the LOC123445352 gene encoding 40S ribosomal protein S15a-1, with protein sequence MVRVSVLNDALKSMYNAEKRGKRQVMIRPSSKVIIKFLIVMQKHGYIGEFEYVDDHRSGKIVVELNGRLNKCGVISPRFDVGVKEIEGWTARLLPSRQFGYIVLTTSAGIMDHEEARRKNVGGKVLGFFY encoded by the exons ATGGTGAGGGTTAGCGTCCTGAACGATGCTCTCAAGAGCATGTACAACGCTGAGAAGCGTGGCAAGAGGCAGGTCATGATCAGGCCCTCCTCAAAGGTGATCATCAAGTTCCTTATCGTCATGCAGAAGCACG GTTACATTGGTGAGTTTGAGTATGTTGATGACCACAGATCTGGCAAgattgttgtggagttgaacggcAGACTGAACAAGTGTGGAGTCATCAGTCCCCGCTTTGATGTTGGTGTCAAGGAGATCGAGGGATGGACCGCCAGGCTGCTTCCATCTCGTCAG TTTGGTTACATTGTCCTGACAACCTCTGCTGGCATCATGGACCACGAGGAGGCAAGGAGGAAGAACGTTGGTGGCAAGGTGCTAGGCTTCTTCTACTGA
- the LOC123445361 gene encoding ras-related protein RABE1c-like yields the protein MAAPPARARADYDYLIKLLLIGDSGVGKSCLLLRFSDGSFTTSFITTIGIDFKIRTIELDQKRIKLQIWDTAGQERFRTITTAYYRGAMGILLVYDVTDESSFNNIRNWIRNIEQHASDNVNKILIGNKADMDESKRAVPTAKGQALADEYGIKFFETSAKTNLNVEQVFFSIARDIKQRLAETDSKPEDKTIKINKAEGGDAPAASGSACCGS from the exons ATGGCTGCGCCGCCGGCGAGGGCCCGGGCCGACTACGACTACCTCATCAAGCTCCTCCTCATCGGGGACAGCG GTGTTGGCAAGAGTTGCCTCCTTCTGCGGTTCtctgatggctccttcactacgaGCTTTATTACCACGATTGG TATTGACTTTAAGATCAGAACAATAGAGCTGGATCAGAAACGTATTAAGCTACAAATATGGGACACGGCTGGTCAAGAACGGTTCCGGACTATTACCACTG CGTATTACCGTGGAGCCATGGGTATCCTGCTTGTTTATGACGTCACCGACGAGTCATCTTTCAACA ACATAAGGAACTGGATCCGGAACATTGAGCAGCATGCCTCTGACAACGTCAACAAAATTTTGATTGGCAACAAGGCTGATATGGATGAGAGTAAAAGG GCTGTACCTACTGCGAAGGGGCAAGCTTTGGCCGATGAATATGGCATCAAGTTCTTTGAAACT AGTGCCAAGACAAACCTGAACGTGGAGCAGGTTTTCTTCTCCATTGCCCGCGACATTAAGCAGAGGCTTGCCGAGACCGATTCCAAGCCTGAG GACAAAACAATCAAGATTAACAAGGCAGAAGGCGGTGATGCGCCGGCAGCTTCGGGATCTGCCTGCTGTGGCTCTTAA